The nucleotide sequence ATAGATGGAACACATTCAAGATTGAGTGATTTTCCATTTTTGGGAGGTTTTCATGTAGCAAGGGCTGCTTTAAGAGATATTTATGTTATGGGGGCAGAGGCTGTTGCTTTAATTAGTGATGTGCATTTAGCTGATGATGGAGATGTGGGAAAGATATTTGACTTCACAGCTGGAATATGTGCTGTTTCTGAGGCTGTTAATGTTCCATTGATTGGTGGAAGTACTTTAAGAGTTGGAGGAGATATGGTAATTGGAGATAGGTTGGTTAGTGCTGTTGGTGCAATAGGAGTTATTAAAGAGGGGGAGCCAACTGCAAGAAGAAATGCTGAGGTTGGGGATGTTATATTGATGACTGAAGGTGGTGGAGGAGGAACAATAACTACAACCGCTTTGTATTACGGATGGTTTGATGTAATTTATGAAACACTAAATGTAGATTTTATAAAGGCATGTCAGAATTTGATTAGAAGTGGTTTAATTAAAAAGATTCATGCAATGACTGATGTTACAAATGGTGGTTTAAGAGGAGATGCTTATGAAATTTCAAAAACAGCCAAAGTTTCTTTAATATTTGATAAAGAGAAGGTCTATAAAACAATTAATCCAAAGGTCTTGGAGATGCTTGAGGCATTGAATATAGACCCTCTTGGAGTTTCTACAGATTCTTTAATGATTATCTGCCCTGAAGAGTATGCTGAGGATATAAAAAAAGTTACTGGTGCTATTGAAGTTGGATATGTTGAAGAAGGTAATGAGAGTTATTTAGTTGATGGAAACAAAAAAATGCCTTTAAAACCAATGTTTAGAGAATCTGCCTATACACCAGTTAAAAAGGTTGTTGGTGAGAAAAAACCAGAAAACTTTGAGGAGATGAAAGAAAAGGTTAAAAAAGCATGTGATGAAGCAATTAAAAAGAAGGATTTTGTTGTTAAATTGTTGAAGAGTAGGAAGAAAAGATAAATATACAAAATCTCAAATAATTAAATAATGAATCATAGCGACGTCCACATTGGGATGCCACATGAACTATTTATTAAATTGGATTAATTTGTGGCAAGTAAAAATATCTGAGAACGATATTAAAAACACCAAAGAGTTGGCATATAGGTTAAAGGGAAATGATTTAATTGAAACCTTAACAAATATTTTAAATTGGCAGGAGGAAAATATAGAATATTGGTATGAAAGGGCAGATATGCTTTTAATTTTATGTTTTGGAAGTTTTGGACTTATATTTCTAATACTTTTACAATTATCAAACTATATGGATACTATTAGTTTTAAACATGTGGTAATGTATCTATGTATTTTACTATTATTTGGACTAATTTTTAATTTTATATATGTTATTACTTCTCTTACAATAATTAGCTTATTTGTCATCTATGCCCTCATATTTTTCTTGAATATTAAAGTATCTTTTCTAAATCTAATCACTGTTGGAATAATCGGTGCAATATTTGGTAATATGTTATACACTTATTCCAGATATTCTCATGTAATCAGAAAAAACAGAAAAAAATACACAACATTAGAAAGGTTAAAAAATATTTTAGTAATGATTTGGAAAACTTTTGGATTAAATATAACTATAAGAGATTACGCTAAATTAACATCTGCAATACTTCATAATCTAAATATTGAACATTATTTTTTATTCATTAATCGGCACGTAGCAGTAGGTGTGAAAATAAATGATACTTATTATGTAATTGACCAAAAACTGCCTCTGTATAGAATAGACGTCTGGCTTAAAAATCATAATGCAAAAACTGTAAAAATTTATAATTCAAAATTAGAATACTGTGGAAAATTTAAATTTGAATATTTCAAACAAGGAACCAAAATAACGAGTGAAAATCTTCAAAAAATAGAATCAGATATTAAAAATGAATTAAAAATTAATGAATCGAATGAAAAATGTGAATATATAAAAAGTATTCCATTTTATAATGTAATTGAGAATTATGATGAAGTAACACACCATTCTATCGTAAGATGGATTGTTAATCAAATTTATAAAGAGTTTTTAGTCAATATAAAAAACATACGCCAAATTAAAGTTAGTATTCATAAAAATCATATAATTGCCAATGTATATTACAAAATGAATTAATTAATACCAGAAATTAAAGAAATTTATATAATTTAATACTTCCCTTCCAAGATTTTTAAAGCAATTTCCTTTGCCTGCTCCCTCTTCTCTTTCAAATCTTTTAAAAACTCTACAACTTTTTCATAAGCCATTTTTTTACATTTACCACAAGTTAGCTCCCCACTTCTACATTTTTGATATATATCAGCAAGTTCTTTATCATCTAAGATTAAGTGATATAAGAATAACTCATAAACAACACATTCTTCTGGAATTCCTCCATATTTTTTATGCTCTTCTAAAGTTTCTCTTCCCCCGGTTTTAGCTGAGAATATCTTCTTTTTAACAGTTTTTTCATCATCAGTTAAAAATATAGCTGTCTCTGGCTTTGAAGAACTCATCTTTCCTCCTAACAATCCAGTCATAAATCTATGATAGGTTGAGGATGGCGGAATGAACTTAAATTCCTTAGCTCTATTTGCAATATCTCTTGTTAATCTTATATGTGGGTCTTGGTCTATTCCAACAGGGACAACAACAGGTTTTGGTTCTGGATTTAAGTTCTCATCAACTTGAGGATGTAAAATATCCGCAACTTGAACTATTGGGGCAAAGACATGTCCAATGTTTGTTTCTCCCTTAAATCCATAAATTGCCTTCATCTCACTCCAATTAGTTCTTTTAGATAAAATTAAAGCCAAATCTTTAACTTTTTGATATTTTGATTGTAAATAGACATTAATTTTTTCTGGGTCTAAGCCAAGGGCTATGTAGTTGGTTATATACTCATTTAAAGCAAGTTCTTTTGTTGTTTCAAAGCTCATGTTTCTTGCCCAGTATGCCTCTAAATCAGCTATTGGGATGTTTATATTGTCAGTGTATTTTTGATAAAACTTCAATAAATCAACGACCATCTTATGCCCAAAGTGCATTTTACCAGAAGGCATCATTCCACTAACAACTGCAAACTCTTTGTTATTTTTTATTGCATCAACTATTCTCTCAAAATCCCTATGCCCCAATATAATATTTCTCCTGAAAAAATGATGCTCATTTTTCAAATTATCCAAAACATCAGCTATTGGCTTAACTCCAAACTGTTCCATTGTTTTTTTGTAATCAATAACTGCCGGTGTCTCCCATGGTGTTAATTCCATCAGTTTCACCTTTTACTTGGTTAAATCTAAATCTTAATATTCAGTAGTGATTTAAATAAAAAGATAAAGTGAAAAAGAAATTGCTTACTAAATTATTATAAACACATTTTCCTATCATTAATGCTGCTTTTATAAATATTTGGTGTCATCAACCTTTCTATGATAATTTAGTAGTATTATATAATTAAACTGAAGAATAAGGCATCAATGTAAATTTTAATACTATTTATATGAAAAATGTCAAAATAAATATTAAATAACCATTAAAAGCTATAAAAAGGAAAATTTATTTTATTTTTTTAGCAATAGATAAATATCTTCCCCACTTTTAACACTTTTTAAATATTCTGCATTTTCAACTATTCTCCCAACAATGTTTGTTTTTTCAAAGCTCTCTCCTGTAGGTCCAAATTTCTCACTTTCTCCCAATCTAACACCAATCATTCCCTTATATCTACTAACCATGTTAGTTACTCCAATAGCACATTGTTCAACTTTATCTGTTGGCGTATTTTCAGGCAACAAACCTTTCGCATACTCAGGATTTCCTTTAAACATCACAACATCCTTATGTTTGAAATAAACATGAAGCTTTCCAACTCTTTTTGTTGTTAATCCAGTAGTCTTTCTAAAATACCATGTTGTTATTGGTGCTTTATCCTCATACAACTCTATAACAACTATTTTACTCTTATCTAATCCCCTTATTTTAACTTTCTTTTCCTTTAATACATCTAAGGTATATTCTGGCTCTTGCTCAACAACAATAGCATTTTCTAAATCCCCCTCTTTCTCTACCTCTATACCATACTTTTTAAACATCTCTTCTGCCTCTTCTATAGTTAAACCAATAGCACACAACCTCTCAGGAATTGTTTTTACAGACAAAATTCCAGAGTCAGAGAAGTCAATAAGCTCCATCCCCTCTTTAACTCTTCCAACAACTGTGTGAGATAAAGATGAACTCCTACTTTCCCTATAGATATAAACTTTACCCTCACCAACTCCGTAATTTCTTACTGTTATAAATCCTCTTTCTCTATCAATTAAATTCCCTTCCTCAATTTTTAATGTCTGCAATCTACAATCAGCAACATAGGTGTTTGTGTTTTCAGTTATCTCAAATATTCCATCTTCCATTAAAGCTAAACAATGCTCTACTGCTGAAGGTGTTCCATCAAACTCAGCTATAAAGTAGGTAAAGATTTTCCAACCATCTTCTAATTTTATATTTAAATCAGTTGTTACTAAGTAATCAACAGCCTCTTTTTCCTCTCTAATTGGTTCTATATCAATAATTTTATCCCCAACTTCTAATCTATCAATAACCCACTTACCTCCAACAACAATTCCAATCTTTGGCTCTTTTAATCCATAAACTGTCTCTACTCTTTTCTTAATAAATACAATATGCCCCTCATCCTTATCCAAACCTGATATACTTAAAGCTACATCCCATTTTTTAAACTCTTTTGGTTCTGTTGAGATGTCTAAATCGATAGTTGTTGAACCAAAGGCAACATCAATCCCACTAACCCATCTAAGCTTTTTCACGAAATCTTTATAATTATTTATGAAAAATTTGGCAGTCTCATTATCTTCAGTTATTGCTATTGTTATATTCCCCTTAGTTGTTTTAATTAAAAACTTCTTTGGAATTTTTTCAGCTTCTCTTTTAATTCCTTTTATAATAACAATATTTGTCCCTTCTTTGTAGTATTCATCCTTTATAACATC is from Methanocaldococcus bathoardescens and encodes:
- a CDS encoding AIR synthase-related protein, which encodes MDLEGYVRRCLRKKIPENKIIEDGFKRILEIKEDIDEEFARKFIKAILEEVKTTEKFKEIDDENLKTLLKYPESKVTMGKMGVGSRGEGDFFVHREIARIVKSTKVKAYVSAEEQDDAGIVRADAKYIVAAIDGTHSRLSDFPFLGGFHVARAALRDIYVMGAEAVALISDVHLADDGDVGKIFDFTAGICAVSEAVNVPLIGGSTLRVGGDMVIGDRLVSAVGAIGVIKEGEPTARRNAEVGDVILMTEGGGGGTITTTALYYGWFDVIYETLNVDFIKACQNLIRSGLIKKIHAMTDVTNGGLRGDAYEISKTAKVSLIFDKEKVYKTINPKVLEMLEALNIDPLGVSTDSLMIICPEEYAEDIKKVTGAIEVGYVEEGNESYLVDGNKKMPLKPMFRESAYTPVKKVVGEKKPENFEEMKEKVKKACDEAIKKKDFVVKLLKSRKKR
- a CDS encoding transglutaminase-like domain-containing protein; this translates as MNYLLNWINLWQVKISENDIKNTKELAYRLKGNDLIETLTNILNWQEENIEYWYERADMLLILCFGSFGLIFLILLQLSNYMDTISFKHVVMYLCILLLFGLIFNFIYVITSLTIISLFVIYALIFFLNIKVSFLNLITVGIIGAIFGNMLYTYSRYSHVIRKNRKKYTTLERLKNILVMIWKTFGLNITIRDYAKLTSAILHNLNIEHYFLFINRHVAVGVKINDTYYVIDQKLPLYRIDVWLKNHNAKTVKIYNSKLEYCGKFKFEYFKQGTKITSENLQKIESDIKNELKINESNEKCEYIKSIPFYNVIENYDEVTHHSIVRWIVNQIYKEFLVNIKNIRQIKVSIHKNHIIANVYYKMN
- a CDS encoding tryptophan--tRNA ligase; the protein is MELTPWETPAVIDYKKTMEQFGVKPIADVLDNLKNEHHFFRRNIILGHRDFERIVDAIKNNKEFAVVSGMMPSGKMHFGHKMVVDLLKFYQKYTDNINIPIADLEAYWARNMSFETTKELALNEYITNYIALGLDPEKINVYLQSKYQKVKDLALILSKRTNWSEMKAIYGFKGETNIGHVFAPIVQVADILHPQVDENLNPEPKPVVVPVGIDQDPHIRLTRDIANRAKEFKFIPPSSTYHRFMTGLLGGKMSSSKPETAIFLTDDEKTVKKKIFSAKTGGRETLEEHKKYGGIPEECVVYELFLYHLILDDKELADIYQKCRSGELTCGKCKKMAYEKVVEFLKDLKEKREQAKEIALKILEGKY
- the mmp3 gene encoding methyl-coenzyme M reductase-associated protein Mmp3, with translation MAKVIVNGKEKVGETLRDVIKDEYYKEGTNIVIIKGIKREAEKIPKKFLIKTTKGNITIAITEDNETAKFFINNYKDFVKKLRWVSGIDVAFGSTTIDLDISTEPKEFKKWDVALSISGLDKDEGHIVFIKKRVETVYGLKEPKIGIVVGGKWVIDRLEVGDKIIDIEPIREEKEAVDYLVTTDLNIKLEDGWKIFTYFIAEFDGTPSAVEHCLALMEDGIFEITENTNTYVADCRLQTLKIEEGNLIDRERGFITVRNYGVGEGKVYIYRESRSSSLSHTVVGRVKEGMELIDFSDSGILSVKTIPERLCAIGLTIEEAEEMFKKYGIEVEKEGDLENAIVVEQEPEYTLDVLKEKKVKIRGLDKSKIVVIELYEDKAPITTWYFRKTTGLTTKRVGKLHVYFKHKDVVMFKGNPEYAKGLLPENTPTDKVEQCAIGVTNMVSRYKGMIGVRLGESEKFGPTGESFEKTNIVGRIVENAEYLKSVKSGEDIYLLLKK